In Flavobacterium gelatinilyticum, a genomic segment contains:
- the nagB gene encoding glucosamine-6-phosphate deaminase: MKSALEIKPDISYKSAGKFEETRFEKIHNEIFKSSAEASVIVAQEIAQLIRSKQEKNKSCVLGLATGSSPIKVYEELVRMHREEGLSFSNVITFNLDEYYPMNRENNQSYHYFMHQHLFNHIDIKSENVNIPDGTVSIEELNQYCIDYEMNIKQAGGLDFQLLGIGRTGHVGFNEPGSHINSGTRIITLDHITRVDASSDFNGIDNVPKRAITMGVSTIMRSKRIVLMAWGQNKADIIKRTIQGDISSEVPATFLQNHPNATFVLDQSAASELTRFKTPWLVGECIWTQELKSKAIVWLCQKTKQSILKLTDRDYNNNGMSDLLAQEGSAYDMNINMFNILQHTITGWPGGKPNTDDSHRPERANPAKKRVILFSPHPDDDVISMGGTFSKLIKQGHDVHVVYQTSGNIAVTDDEALKFAEVCNDFAGADLPKDINFKSVIEFLNNKSENQIDSLEVRKLKGLIRRRESYAATRYIGLKDENTHFLDLPFYETGQVKKNPLGPEDIAIVKDIIAKIKPHQVFAAGDLADPHGTHEVCLNAIFAAMKELKPEKYMDDCWLWLYRGAWHEWDIHEIDMAVPLSPSEVLLKRHAILYHQSQKDRVMFQGNDSREFWVRAEDRNKNTAVLYDELGLAEYEAIEAFKRFDY; the protein is encoded by the coding sequence ATGAAAAGTGCCTTAGAAATAAAACCTGATATCAGCTATAAGAGCGCCGGTAAATTTGAAGAAACAAGATTTGAGAAAATTCACAACGAAATCTTCAAAAGTTCTGCTGAAGCTTCGGTGATTGTAGCGCAGGAAATCGCTCAGTTAATTAGATCTAAGCAGGAAAAAAACAAATCTTGTGTGCTCGGTTTGGCAACAGGATCTTCTCCTATCAAAGTATATGAGGAGTTAGTTAGAATGCACAGAGAAGAAGGACTGAGTTTTAGCAATGTTATCACTTTTAATCTGGATGAATATTATCCAATGAATAGAGAGAACAATCAGAGCTATCATTATTTCATGCATCAGCATCTTTTTAATCATATCGATATTAAATCTGAAAATGTTAATATTCCTGATGGTACAGTTTCAATTGAAGAATTGAATCAGTACTGCATCGACTATGAAATGAATATTAAACAAGCGGGAGGGCTTGATTTCCAGCTGTTGGGAATTGGGCGTACAGGTCACGTAGGTTTCAACGAACCGGGATCACACATCAACTCGGGCACGCGAATTATTACTCTGGATCATATTACAAGAGTAGATGCTTCGTCAGATTTTAACGGGATAGATAATGTGCCAAAAAGAGCTATTACAATGGGGGTTTCTACGATCATGAGATCAAAGAGGATTGTATTAATGGCATGGGGACAAAACAAAGCAGATATCATCAAGAGAACTATTCAGGGTGATATCAGTTCTGAAGTTCCGGCAACCTTTTTACAAAACCATCCCAATGCGACTTTCGTTTTGGACCAGTCTGCCGCATCAGAATTAACCCGTTTTAAAACACCCTGGCTTGTTGGAGAATGCATCTGGACGCAAGAACTAAAAAGTAAAGCAATTGTGTGGCTTTGCCAGAAAACAAAACAATCTATTTTAAAGCTGACAGACCGTGATTACAACAACAACGGAATGTCTGATTTACTGGCACAGGAAGGTTCTGCTTACGATATGAATATCAATATGTTTAATATCTTACAGCACACTATTACAGGATGGCCGGGCGGAAAACCAAATACTGATGATTCGCATCGTCCTGAAAGAGCCAATCCCGCCAAAAAACGTGTGATTCTGTTTAGTCCGCATCCGGATGATGACGTGATTTCGATGGGGGGAACTTTTTCGAAACTGATAAAACAAGGTCATGATGTACATGTTGTATATCAAACCTCCGGAAATATAGCCGTTACAGACGATGAGGCGTTGAAGTTTGCCGAAGTATGTAATGATTTTGCAGGCGCTGATCTTCCTAAAGACATCAATTTCAAATCGGTAATTGAGTTTTTGAATAATAAATCAGAAAATCAGATTGATTCACTTGAAGTTCGAAAACTAAAAGGATTAATCAGAAGAAGAGAATCATACGCGGCAACAAGATACATCGGTTTAAAAGATGAAAACACACACTTTTTGGACCTTCCGTTTTATGAAACCGGACAGGTAAAAAAGAATCCGCTTGGACCTGAAGATATTGCAATTGTAAAAGATATTATTGCCAAAATAAAGCCACATCAGGTATTTGCCGCCGGAGATTTAGCAGATCCTCATGGAACGCACGAAGTCTGCTTAAACGCTATTTTTGCCGCCATGAAAGAATTAAAACCTGAAAAATACATGGACGACTGCTGGCTGTGGCTGTACAGAGGTGCGTGGCACGAGTGGGATATTCATGAAATCGATATGGCAGTACCGCTTTCTCCATCAGAAGTATTGCTGAAACGCCATGCGATTTTATACCATCAGTCTCAAAAAGACAGAGTTATGTTTCAGGGTAATGATTCCCGTGAATTCTGGGTTAGGGCAGAAGACCGAAATAAAAATACAGCAGTTCTATACGATGAATTAGGACTGGCAGAATACGAAGCTATTGAAGCTTTTAAACGTTTTGATTATTAA
- a CDS encoding beta-N-acetylhexosaminidase, which yields MKYLFVLLLAGVTASAQIKKEQLNLMPWPQSVVVNEGNFTLTKNFKVNISGNPNTRIFGGVTRFLRRLDGRTGIFFEQGFITKLNEFPNAELQINCTKSGKIGLYEDESYHLDIQKNKITINATSDLGALHGLETLLQLMQNDSKSFYFPISKISDFPRFTWRGLMIDASRHFQPVDVIKRNLDGLAAMKMNVFHWHLVDDQGWRIETKKHPKLIELASDGLYYTQEEIRNIVKYADERGILIVPEIDVPGHGSAILTAYPEIGSKVITLTGGTAEKNIEGTAIATYGIERNAGIFSPTLDPSNPKTYKILSELFDEVCPLFPGSYFHIGGDENEGKDWDANPKIQEFKKKHNLKTNHELQTYFTMQLAPMLKKHGKQLMGWEEIMTKDLSKDAIVHSWRGPNEGMPAGQSLVEAVKKGYKTVLSNGYYIDLMYPVASHYLNDPMPKGANLTAEEKARILGGEATMWTELASPATIDSRIWPRTAAIAERLWSAEDVTDVANMRKRLESVSFRLEELGLTHIRNKAAILRNIANNQNIKSLNEFSNVCEPLKGYTRNIGGTEYQMYSPLTLFADACTPDAKDSLAFDEAVSQYLANKSADNKAKVAAFFNKWIAVNKGLTELSTNAPLVQSILPLSKKLSDVSQELLLVLDNKPTLKAADLKNLIEQCNTKDHADVELSVYESLKKLI from the coding sequence ATGAAATATTTATTTGTACTACTATTAGCAGGTGTAACAGCCAGTGCTCAGATTAAAAAAGAGCAGCTAAATTTAATGCCATGGCCTCAAAGCGTTGTTGTTAACGAAGGTAATTTTACTTTGACTAAAAACTTCAAAGTAAATATCTCAGGAAATCCAAATACAAGGATTTTTGGAGGAGTAACCCGCTTTCTGCGCCGGTTAGATGGTAGAACAGGTATATTTTTCGAACAAGGATTTATTACAAAACTAAACGAATTTCCAAATGCCGAACTGCAGATAAATTGTACCAAAAGCGGTAAAATTGGTTTGTATGAAGACGAAAGTTACCATTTAGATATTCAAAAAAATAAAATTACAATCAATGCCACGAGCGATTTAGGAGCTCTGCACGGATTGGAGACTTTATTGCAGTTAATGCAAAACGACAGTAAATCATTTTACTTTCCGATTTCAAAAATTTCCGATTTCCCAAGATTTACATGGAGAGGTTTAATGATCGATGCATCAAGACATTTTCAGCCTGTTGATGTTATCAAAAGAAATCTTGACGGACTGGCTGCTATGAAAATGAATGTTTTTCACTGGCATTTAGTTGACGATCAGGGATGGAGGATAGAAACCAAAAAACACCCAAAGTTAATTGAACTGGCTTCGGATGGATTGTATTACACACAAGAGGAAATTAGAAATATCGTAAAGTACGCCGATGAGCGTGGTATTTTAATAGTTCCCGAAATAGATGTTCCGGGTCATGGATCAGCCATACTTACTGCTTACCCCGAAATAGGAAGCAAAGTGATTACACTGACCGGAGGAACAGCCGAAAAAAATATTGAAGGTACCGCAATTGCGACCTATGGAATTGAAAGAAATGCCGGGATTTTTTCTCCTACATTAGATCCTTCAAATCCTAAAACCTATAAAATTTTAAGTGAATTATTTGATGAGGTATGCCCATTATTTCCCGGATCTTATTTTCATATCGGGGGAGATGAAAATGAAGGGAAAGACTGGGATGCCAATCCAAAAATTCAGGAATTTAAAAAGAAACACAATTTAAAAACCAATCACGAACTACAGACTTATTTTACGATGCAATTGGCTCCAATGCTTAAAAAACACGGAAAACAATTGATGGGATGGGAGGAAATTATGACTAAAGATCTTTCAAAAGATGCCATCGTGCATTCGTGGAGAGGTCCAAATGAAGGAATGCCGGCAGGACAATCATTGGTTGAAGCTGTAAAAAAAGGATACAAAACCGTACTATCAAATGGTTATTATATCGATTTGATGTATCCGGTGGCCAGTCATTATTTAAATGATCCAATGCCCAAAGGAGCCAATTTAACTGCAGAAGAAAAAGCAAGGATATTAGGAGGTGAAGCCACAATGTGGACAGAACTTGCTTCGCCGGCAACCATAGATTCAAGAATTTGGCCAAGAACAGCAGCGATTGCAGAAAGACTTTGGTCTGCAGAAGATGTTACAGATGTTGCCAATATGCGCAAACGTCTTGAAAGTGTTTCTTTCAGATTAGAAGAACTGGGTTTAACACATATTAGAAACAAAGCAGCTATTCTTAGAAACATAGCCAACAATCAGAATATAAAATCGCTGAATGAGTTTTCGAATGTATGTGAACCACTAAAAGGATATACAAGAAATATTGGCGGTACAGAATATCAAATGTATTCTCCGTTAACACTTTTTGCTGACGCCTGCACGCCAGATGCAAAGGATTCACTGGCTTTTGATGAAGCAGTGTCTCAATACCTGGCTAATAAATCAGCAGATAATAAAGCAAAAGTGGCAGCCTTTTTTAATAAATGGATTGCGGTAAATAAAGGGTTGACAGAATTAAGCACAAATGCACCTTTGGTACAGTCAATTCTTCCATTATCAAAAAAATTAAGCGATGTATCTCAGGAATTGTTACTGGTTCTGGATAATAAGCCAACATTAAAAGCAGCCGATTTAAAAAATCTTATAGAACAATGTAATACAAAAGATCACGCTGACGTAGAGTTGTCAGTTTATGAAAGTTTAAAAAAGCTAATTTAA